In Marinicella rhabdoformis, a genomic segment contains:
- a CDS encoding isocitrate lyase, translating into MLNYQKEMNSADGLIKKNLSTWDAINPEFVARMKLQNRFKTGLDIAKYTAAIMRKDMKDYDADSSQYTQSLGCWHGFIGQQKMIAVKKHHGTTDKRYLYLSGWMIAALRSEFGPLPDQSMHEKTSVPALIKELYDFLKQADAREIRQLFAALDDAKAAGDEVAVQRVQDSIDNFQTHVVPIIADIDAGFGNEEATYLLAKKMIEAGACAIQIENQVSDEKQCGHQDGKVTVPHADFIAKIRAVRYAFLELGIDDGVIVARTDSLGAGLTKQIAVTEKPGDLGDLYNSYLDCEEISADEMNNGDVVLNRNGQLLRPKRLASGLFQFREGTGEDRCVLDCITSLQNGADLLWIETSTPHVGQIGGMVKRIREVVKDAKLVYNNSPSFNWTLNFRQQAYDLMAESGEDVTAYDRAGLMDAKYDDTALAVTADKMIKAFQMDGAQGAGIFHHLITLPTYHTTALSTDQLAKGYFGEEGMLAYVKGVQRREIREGLACVKHQDMAGSNIGDDHKEYFSGAAALKASGEDNTMNQFD; encoded by the coding sequence ATGTTAAATTATCAAAAAGAAATGAATTCTGCAGATGGCCTGATCAAGAAAAATCTGTCTACTTGGGATGCCATTAACCCAGAGTTTGTTGCCCGAATGAAACTGCAAAACAGGTTCAAAACAGGTCTTGATATTGCAAAGTACACAGCCGCCATTATGCGCAAAGACATGAAAGACTATGATGCGGATTCCTCCCAATATACCCAGTCTTTAGGTTGCTGGCACGGTTTCATTGGCCAACAAAAAATGATTGCTGTTAAAAAGCACCACGGCACCACAGATAAACGTTATCTGTACCTGTCTGGTTGGATGATTGCCGCCTTGCGTTCTGAATTCGGCCCTTTACCAGACCAGTCAATGCATGAAAAAACCAGCGTGCCAGCGTTAATCAAAGAATTGTATGACTTTTTAAAACAAGCTGATGCCAGAGAAATTCGCCAATTATTCGCAGCATTAGATGATGCCAAAGCAGCAGGTGATGAAGTCGCAGTACAGCGCGTTCAAGACAGCATTGATAATTTTCAAACCCATGTGGTGCCGATCATTGCTGATATCGACGCTGGTTTTGGTAACGAAGAAGCGACCTATTTATTAGCCAAAAAAATGATTGAAGCCGGTGCTTGCGCCATTCAAATCGAAAACCAAGTATCAGATGAAAAACAATGTGGTCATCAAGACGGTAAAGTGACTGTACCACATGCTGATTTCATCGCCAAAATCCGCGCCGTACGCTATGCTTTTTTGGAACTAGGCATTGATGACGGTGTGATTGTAGCCCGCACCGATTCTTTGGGAGCAGGTTTAACCAAGCAAATCGCAGTCACAGAAAAGCCCGGAGATTTAGGTGATTTATATAACTCATATTTAGATTGTGAAGAAATTTCAGCCGATGAAATGAACAACGGCGATGTGGTATTAAACCGCAATGGCCAATTGTTAAGACCTAAACGCTTGGCCAGCGGTTTGTTTCAATTCCGCGAAGGCACAGGAGAAGATCGCTGCGTACTTGACTGCATTACCAGCCTGCAAAATGGCGCTGACCTGCTGTGGATAGAAACATCCACACCACATGTGGGCCAAATTGGTGGCATGGTCAAGCGCATCCGTGAGGTGGTCAAAGACGCCAAACTGGTATATAACAATTCACCGTCATTCAATTGGACACTCAACTTCAGACAACAAGCTTATGACCTGATGGCTGAATCTGGCGAAGACGTCACAGCCTATGATCGCGCTGGTTTGATGGACGCCAAATACGATGACACTGCTTTGGCGGTCACTGCCGACAAAATGATCAAAGCTTTCCAGATGGATGGTGCCCAAGGTGCCGGTATTTTCCATCACTTGATCACCTTGCCCACCTACCACACCACTGCTTTATCTACGGATCAATTGGCCAAAGGCTATTTCGGCGAAGAAGGCATGTTGGCATATGTCAAAGGTGTGCAGCGCAGAGAAATCCGTGAAGGCTTGGCTTGTGTTAAACACCAAGACATGGCCGGTTCGAACATCGGTGATGACCACAAAGAATACTTCTCTGGCGCAGCGGCCCTCAAAGCATCAGGAGAAGACAACACCATGAACCAATTTGATTGA
- a CDS encoding efflux RND transporter permease subunit, which produces MIESTVRRGILVTVVVLITCIMGIVASVNIPIQMIPDLEVRTITVQTGWSGATPQDVEKEILIEQERYLRSLPNLKRMVSSAEMGSSRIELEFPFGVDANEALIRVSNALSQVPAYPENVDQPRLYSSSFSSNAFMHFRLSPLAGNPMQLDVDMLRDFADDYIRPRMESVEGISQVDVRGGSARQIQIKIDAARLAQRGVSLTQVRDAIRARNTDASAGDLESGKSRYLLRVVGRFEQLDELENLIITRTNNANLYLKDIAEVTLDHFETRDKSYSDGERNLSMSVRRESGSNVIAIKTALLPLVEDLNKTLLKQNGLRLRLISDDVQYVSNSLQNVWVNLGLGAILATLVMFYFLRSGRSTLIGVMGIPICTIASFLALLAFGRTINVISLAGVAFAIGMTVDNTIVVLESIMQYRKKGLSRFKAAIEGVSDVWSAVLASTATTILVFAPILFIDQEAGQLYSDIAIAISGAIIASMLVAIFVVPVAMANFGKESNAKDDKNSRSIQLSGRWMRLVAVFSASKKQARITAAAFILFILGSAYVFMPPAEYLPEGEEPKAFSRMFAPPNYNLSEMEKIGDELRGYFKEFVDAKPDDFESGKTNMPPLAYYSMRVSIGSIWVLSAPVDAQHINAMMDAITEKFRSYEHMRAFSSRGSIISSNNGGTRAVAVDLAGNDLNDLYQAAEAVYSQAEIVFDKPQINSDPNSLTLSQPLIEIRPRWQRLAELGISNRDFGYNVSAISDGAYVDEFILNDDKVDIFMFSNAGNKQTIEDLASSPLVTPQGSVIPLNAIADLVESKNSDSVRRVDGNRTVTVYIIPPRDVALETAEAMVRNDLLPALYQQGSIAQGINVSISGAADQLEATQNALSSNFAIAIVLIYLLLVAIFTHWRYPLFILATVPLGMAGGLLGLIVINAVNAGLTSIGLGGYQPFDMITMLGFLILLGTVVNNPILIVDQTRRFLEQGQTVQNAVRAAVEKRLKPILMSTATTIFGLAPLVLLPGEGTELYRGVGLIVMCGIFVSTFLSLTFLPALLMGLLKEPEGELEAT; this is translated from the coding sequence ATGATTGAGTCAACGGTCAGGCGCGGTATTCTTGTCACTGTGGTGGTGCTGATTACCTGCATCATGGGCATCGTGGCGTCGGTTAACATTCCCATACAAATGATTCCAGATTTAGAAGTCAGGACCATCACTGTGCAAACTGGGTGGTCGGGTGCCACCCCGCAGGACGTTGAAAAAGAAATACTGATTGAGCAAGAGCGATACCTGCGCAGTTTACCCAATTTAAAACGGATGGTGTCTTCTGCCGAAATGGGTTCATCTAGAATTGAGCTGGAATTCCCTTTTGGGGTGGATGCCAACGAAGCATTGATTCGGGTCAGTAATGCTTTGAGCCAGGTCCCCGCTTATCCAGAAAATGTCGATCAGCCACGGCTGTATTCAAGTTCATTTTCGAGTAATGCCTTCATGCACTTCAGGTTGTCGCCGTTAGCCGGAAACCCGATGCAATTGGACGTGGACATGTTGCGCGATTTTGCTGATGATTACATCAGGCCCCGGATGGAAAGTGTTGAAGGCATTTCTCAAGTGGATGTGCGTGGTGGTTCTGCACGACAAATTCAAATCAAAATAGACGCCGCTCGCTTGGCACAAAGAGGGGTTAGTTTGACACAGGTGCGAGATGCCATTCGGGCACGCAACACGGATGCTTCAGCTGGGGATTTGGAAAGTGGAAAAAGCCGTTATTTATTACGGGTGGTGGGTCGTTTTGAACAATTAGATGAACTAGAAAATTTAATTATTACCCGCACAAACAACGCCAACCTGTATTTGAAAGACATAGCAGAAGTTACACTGGATCACTTTGAAACCCGCGACAAATCATACTCAGATGGCGAGCGAAATTTATCGATGTCCGTGCGCCGAGAAAGTGGGTCGAATGTGATTGCCATAAAAACGGCATTATTACCCTTGGTGGAAGACCTGAATAAAACCTTATTGAAACAAAATGGCCTCAGACTCAGGTTGATCAGCGACGATGTGCAGTATGTATCAAACTCACTACAAAATGTCTGGGTGAATTTGGGTTTAGGCGCCATCTTAGCCACTTTGGTGATGTTTTACTTTCTGCGTTCCGGGCGTTCAACCCTGATAGGCGTGATGGGTATTCCGATTTGTACCATTGCTTCGTTTCTGGCTTTGTTGGCCTTTGGTCGAACCATCAATGTGATTTCACTGGCTGGCGTGGCTTTTGCCATAGGCATGACGGTGGATAACACCATTGTGGTATTGGAATCAATCATGCAATACCGGAAAAAAGGCCTCAGTCGATTCAAAGCTGCGATTGAAGGTGTTTCTGATGTTTGGTCAGCCGTGCTGGCCTCTACGGCTACCACCATACTGGTGTTTGCACCGATTCTGTTTATTGACCAGGAAGCGGGTCAACTGTATTCAGACATTGCCATTGCCATTTCTGGCGCCATCATTGCCTCGATGTTGGTGGCCATATTTGTGGTACCTGTGGCGATGGCCAACTTCGGTAAAGAGTCCAATGCCAAAGACGATAAAAACAGCAGGTCCATACAGCTCAGTGGCCGTTGGATGCGCTTGGTGGCTGTTTTTTCTGCCAGTAAAAAACAAGCGCGGATAACAGCAGCTGCCTTTATATTATTTATTTTGGGAAGTGCTTATGTATTCATGCCGCCAGCAGAATACTTGCCGGAAGGTGAAGAGCCGAAAGCCTTTTCAAGGATGTTTGCACCACCGAATTATAATTTGTCGGAAATGGAAAAAATTGGTGACGAACTGCGTGGCTATTTCAAAGAATTTGTTGATGCCAAGCCAGATGATTTTGAAAGCGGTAAAACCAATATGCCACCACTGGCCTATTACAGCATGCGGGTTTCGATAGGCAGTATTTGGGTATTAAGTGCGCCAGTAGATGCGCAACACATCAATGCCATGATGGATGCCATCACTGAAAAATTCAGAAGTTATGAGCACATGCGGGCTTTTTCATCACGCGGTTCCATAATTTCAAGTAACAATGGCGGCACGCGTGCGGTTGCAGTTGATTTGGCAGGTAATGATTTGAACGACCTCTATCAAGCAGCGGAAGCGGTTTACTCCCAAGCTGAAATTGTGTTCGACAAGCCACAAATAAACTCAGATCCCAATTCACTGACCTTGAGCCAACCTTTGATAGAAATTCGCCCACGCTGGCAAAGACTGGCAGAATTGGGCATCAGTAACCGAGATTTTGGTTATAACGTTTCTGCCATCAGTGATGGTGCTTATGTCGATGAATTTATCCTCAACGATGACAAAGTGGACATCTTCATGTTCAGCAACGCCGGTAATAAACAAACCATTGAAGACCTGGCTTCATCACCCTTGGTGACACCACAAGGCAGTGTGATTCCCTTGAATGCCATTGCAGATTTGGTTGAAAGCAAAAACAGTGATTCGGTACGCCGGGTCGATGGTAACCGCACGGTAACGGTGTACATCATTCCACCGCGCGATGTGGCATTAGAAACCGCAGAAGCCATGGTGCGTAATGACTTGTTGCCTGCTTTGTACCAACAAGGCAGCATTGCCCAAGGCATCAATGTCAGTATCAGTGGTGCCGCCGATCAGTTGGAAGCCACCCAAAATGCCTTGTCCAGTAACTTTGCTATTGCTATTGTGCTGATCTATTTACTGCTGGTGGCAATATTCACCCATTGGCGCTATCCTTTGTTTATCTTAGCGACCGTGCCTTTGGGCATGGCCGGTGGTTTATTGGGCTTGATTGTGATCAATGCAGTCAATGCCGGCTTGACCAGCATTGGACTCGGCGGCTACCAGCCGTTTGACATGATCACCATGCTGGGTTTTTTAATCTTGCTCGGTACAGTGGTTAACAACCCGATTTTGATTGTCGACCAAACCAGGCGCTTTTTAGAACAAGGCCAAACTGTCCAAAATGCCGTCAGAGCCGCGGTCGAAAAACGCCTCAAACCGATCTTGATGTCCACCGCCACCACCATCTTCGGCCTCGCGCCATTGGTGCTGCTACCCGGCGAAGGCACCGAGTTATACCGCGGCGTTGGCTTGATTGTGATGTGCGGAATCTTTGTCTCAACTTTCTTAAGTCTGACCTTTTTACCGGCATTGTTGATGGGTTTGTTAAAGGAGCCTGAAGGTGAGCTTGAAGCAACTTAG
- a CDS encoding efflux RND transporter periplasmic adaptor subunit — protein MFKSNSIAANVCNINKTTHAALKSLLLSCTALIIGCSVAMAQDPIKVDAIYPQPLGSGQNIVLTGTVEAKQNARLAPLESGLVAALNVEVGDNVTQGQVLLSLNSKLMELEVQGALAEVEVAEVDRQESKRLYAEAQRLSEKNMVAKTLIDERASMVASTEAELARVIASLNLQQERLKRHRLLAPFDGVIGQRNVDVGEWVTPQTAVLTLVAQNDLRLVVAIPQQYYSRLITHAEVSIKVIPDAAGSAPFAAKLSRLVPVSDSTTRTFTAQIDLPDSQNLVAGMSARAEIALPDGDQVAFVLPRYAIKQHPDGGSSVFVVENNTAKRIVTSYTTLPDDKVAVYNLPADQAYIITAVELLQEGMPVTVNVISGSEDD, from the coding sequence ATGTTTAAATCGAATTCCATCGCAGCCAATGTTTGTAACATCAACAAAACCACCCATGCCGCGTTGAAATCACTGCTTTTAAGTTGTACAGCTTTAATTATTGGGTGCTCCGTTGCCATGGCACAAGATCCCATTAAGGTGGATGCTATATACCCACAACCACTTGGAAGCGGACAAAATATTGTATTAACAGGCACCGTTGAAGCGAAACAAAATGCACGCCTGGCACCACTGGAATCAGGTTTGGTTGCGGCATTGAATGTAGAGGTTGGAGACAACGTCACCCAAGGGCAAGTGCTGCTGAGCTTGAACAGCAAATTGATGGAGTTGGAAGTTCAGGGTGCCTTGGCAGAGGTTGAAGTGGCCGAAGTTGACAGGCAAGAAAGCAAGCGATTGTATGCAGAAGCGCAAAGGTTGTCTGAAAAAAACATGGTGGCAAAAACCTTGATTGATGAACGTGCTTCCATGGTAGCCAGTACAGAAGCAGAGTTGGCCAGGGTCATAGCCAGTTTAAATTTACAGCAAGAGCGTTTAAAACGACACCGTTTGTTGGCACCTTTTGATGGTGTTATTGGACAAAGGAATGTCGATGTGGGCGAGTGGGTTACCCCACAAACGGCGGTATTGACGCTGGTGGCGCAAAATGACTTGAGGTTGGTGGTGGCGATTCCCCAGCAATATTACAGTCGATTGATTACACATGCAGAGGTCTCAATTAAAGTCATACCTGATGCTGCAGGTTCAGCACCTTTTGCTGCTAAATTAAGCCGTTTGGTACCTGTGTCTGACTCAACAACCCGTACTTTTACTGCTCAAATTGATTTACCTGACAGTCAAAATTTAGTGGCTGGGATGTCCGCTCGAGCAGAAATTGCGTTGCCTGATGGTGACCAAGTTGCTTTTGTTCTACCACGCTATGCCATTAAGCAGCATCCTGATGGTGGCAGCAGTGTATTTGTGGTTGAAAATAACACCGCTAAACGCATTGTGACCAGCTACACAACTTTACCAGATGATAAAGTGGCTGTTTATAATCTGCCTGCCGATCAAGCCTATATCATCACTGCTGTTGAGCTTTTGCAAGAAGGTATGCCAGTGACTGTGAACGTGATAAGCGGAAGCGAAGATGATTGA
- a CDS encoding DUF885 domain-containing protein codes for MSKLWKFIKRSIQLALLVLVVFLVNLIWFRPFSINHFYDKIFLEFAWNSPETLTSIGMGFKNDQLDDNSFAADEESLALLQKDYQQLLAYDREDLTGQTALSYDILKFFLEDSLSGLKYKYHGYSVTQRGGSYQSVVNFMTSTHEIEDQGDAEDYLSRVSQIGNKFDNTLAYVKKEKEMGILPPRFVITKIIENLHNLRDPAVNEHPLVVDFNKKVDALTEVESNEKDALKAQMLDHMNDVVLPAYDRYLALFNELKTVATDDAGVWKLPDGEAYYQSRIKAMTTTDYTAAELHAVGLSEVERIVGEMDGILNEQGRTEGTVGERMLALNEDPEFLYPDTDAGREQILKDYETMINEIDADMEKVFAVRPKAGVVVKRVPEYRQKTASGGSYSAPSPDGSRPGIFYANLYDIKATPKWGMKTLAYHEAVPGHHFQIAIKTELEGLPMFRNFIGFTAYSEGWALYAERLAWEQGFQEEPFNNLGRLQAELLRAVRLVVDTGIHYKRWTREQAIDYMASTTGMAMTDVESEIERYIVWPGQALAYKVGMLKIMELREKAETELGDAYDIREFHDVVLKNGAVPMTILERLVDEYIAEKKA; via the coding sequence ATGTCAAAACTTTGGAAATTCATCAAACGCAGCATTCAATTGGCGCTGTTGGTATTGGTGGTCTTTTTGGTCAACCTGATTTGGTTCAGACCGTTCTCTATCAACCATTTCTACGACAAAATCTTTTTAGAGTTTGCCTGGAACAGCCCCGAAACATTAACCAGTATTGGCATGGGTTTCAAGAATGATCAACTAGACGATAATTCCTTCGCCGCTGATGAAGAAAGTTTGGCGCTGCTACAAAAAGATTATCAGCAATTACTGGCCTATGATCGCGAAGACTTAACTGGCCAAACCGCTTTGTCATATGACATCTTGAAATTCTTCCTTGAAGATTCTTTATCTGGTTTGAAATACAAGTACCATGGCTACAGCGTGACACAACGCGGCGGCAGTTACCAATCGGTGGTTAACTTCATGACCAGCACACATGAAATTGAAGACCAAGGTGATGCCGAAGACTACTTGTCGCGCGTTTCTCAAATCGGCAACAAGTTTGACAACACCTTGGCTTATGTCAAAAAAGAAAAAGAAATGGGCATTTTACCGCCACGCTTTGTCATCACTAAAATCATCGAAAACCTGCATAACTTACGCGATCCTGCGGTTAACGAGCACCCTTTGGTGGTTGACTTCAATAAAAAAGTCGATGCTTTGACTGAAGTGGAATCCAACGAAAAAGATGCTTTGAAAGCCCAAATGCTGGATCACATGAATGACGTTGTCTTGCCTGCTTATGACCGTTATTTGGCCTTGTTTAATGAACTAAAAACAGTCGCCACAGATGATGCTGGCGTTTGGAAACTGCCTGATGGCGAGGCTTATTACCAAAGTCGCATCAAAGCCATGACCACCACAGACTACACTGCCGCTGAGTTGCATGCTGTTGGTTTGTCAGAAGTTGAGCGCATCGTCGGCGAAATGGATGGTATATTAAACGAACAGGGTCGAACTGAAGGCACTGTCGGTGAACGCATGTTGGCTTTGAATGAAGATCCCGAGTTCCTATATCCTGACACGGACGCAGGCCGAGAACAAATCCTCAAAGACTATGAAACCATGATCAATGAGATCGATGCCGACATGGAGAAAGTCTTCGCCGTTCGCCCCAAAGCTGGCGTGGTGGTCAAGCGCGTCCCAGAATACCGACAAAAAACAGCTTCAGGCGGTTCATACTCAGCACCTTCGCCTGATGGGTCCAGACCCGGTATTTTCTACGCCAATTTATATGACATCAAAGCCACACCCAAGTGGGGCATGAAAACATTGGCCTACCACGAAGCCGTACCTGGACATCATTTCCAAATCGCCATCAAGACCGAATTAGAAGGCTTACCGATGTTCAGGAACTTCATCGGCTTCACCGCTTATTCTGAAGGCTGGGCGCTTTATGCTGAAAGACTGGCTTGGGAACAAGGTTTTCAAGAAGAGCCGTTCAATAACTTAGGCCGCTTACAAGCCGAATTACTGCGCGCCGTGCGCTTGGTCGTAGATACCGGTATACACTACAAACGCTGGACAAGAGAACAAGCCATCGATTACATGGCATCCACCACCGGCATGGCCATGACCGATGTTGAATCTGAAATCGAACGCTACATCGTCTGGCCCGGACAAGCCTTAGCCTATAAAGTCGGCATGTTGAAAATCATGGAACTGCGCGAAAAAGCCGAAACTGAATTAGGCGATGCCTACGACATCCGCGAATTCCACGACGTGGTACTGAAAAACGGCGCCGTCCCCATGACTATACTTGAACGCTTGGTTGATGAGTATATTGCTGAAAAGAAAGCTTAA
- a CDS encoding NADPH-dependent FMN reductase gives MRILAISGSAREASTNTALLRAMKSLTPDGIELSVFHRLDLLPVFSPDSEDEATPVAVREFMGTVSAVDGIIISSPEYVRSIPGGLKNAIDWMVSRFEVIGKPIALVHASHRGDDMLASLRVVLSTVSDNFLEDMFLRIPLIGKSPEEIEEFVAVPEYESQISTFLSKFEAAIQNSGGQA, from the coding sequence ATGAGAATACTAGCCATCTCCGGAAGCGCCCGAGAAGCATCCACCAATACGGCTTTACTGAGGGCTATGAAGAGCCTCACTCCGGATGGCATCGAGTTGTCTGTTTTTCATAGGCTAGATTTGCTGCCCGTTTTTTCTCCAGACTCTGAAGATGAGGCAACACCAGTGGCGGTGCGCGAATTTATGGGAACGGTTTCTGCTGTGGACGGCATTATTATATCGAGTCCAGAGTACGTCCGATCCATTCCGGGTGGCCTCAAAAATGCCATTGATTGGATGGTTTCTCGTTTCGAAGTTATAGGCAAACCCATAGCTTTAGTACATGCTTCTCACCGTGGTGACGATATGCTCGCTTCTCTAAGGGTAGTGCTTTCCACAGTCAGCGATAATTTTCTGGAAGACATGTTTTTGCGTATCCCTCTTATCGGAAAGTCCCCAGAAGAAATCGAAGAATTCGTTGCGGTTCCGGAGTATGAGTCGCAAATTTCGACGTTTTTGAGCAAATTTGAAGCAGCGATCCAGAATAGTGGCGGCCAAGCCTAA
- a CDS encoding RidA family protein yields the protein MTNNRQNITSGSQFEEKIGYSRAVICGDWVFVSGTTGYDYSNMSISDDVVAQTYQCIQNIESALKQAGASLDDVVRVNYIYPNKADFEPCWPVLRKAFAQAKPAATMIEAGLLDEKMKVEIEVTARQPV from the coding sequence ATGACAAACAACAGACAAAACATCACAAGTGGTTCACAGTTTGAAGAAAAAATAGGCTATTCACGCGCCGTGATATGCGGTGACTGGGTCTTTGTTTCAGGCACCACAGGCTATGATTACAGCAACATGAGCATCAGCGATGACGTGGTAGCGCAAACGTATCAATGCATTCAAAACATCGAATCAGCTTTAAAACAAGCCGGTGCCAGTTTGGATGATGTGGTGCGTGTTAATTACATCTACCCTAACAAAGCCGATTTTGAACCTTGTTGGCCCGTTTTAAGAAAAGCTTTTGCACAAGCCAAACCAGCTGCCACCATGATTGAAGCGGGATTACTCGATGAAAAGATGAAAGTAGAGATTGAAGTCACAGCGAGACAACCTGTATGA
- a CDS encoding ECF-type sigma factor translates to MQQIQQVTQYLMAYQQGDKTAINLVVDCLYDQLCKMANSQLHKYNQNTSMGAELVHELYLKINKSNNLNAQNRQHFLAISATAMRQIIIDQIKAKNSIKRGKDMVMTTLSNQAKTWVDNHLEILAVDEALHKLMDLEPTLASVVECKYFAGYTETEIAEALNISERTVRRHWQRAKKWLALELGN, encoded by the coding sequence ATGCAACAAATTCAACAAGTGACTCAATACTTAATGGCCTATCAGCAAGGTGATAAAACGGCCATCAACCTAGTGGTTGATTGCCTTTATGATCAGCTGTGCAAAATGGCCAACAGTCAGTTGCATAAGTACAATCAAAACACCAGCATGGGCGCTGAATTGGTTCATGAGCTGTACTTAAAAATCAACAAATCGAACAATTTGAACGCCCAAAACCGACAGCATTTTCTGGCCATTTCAGCCACCGCCATGCGTCAAATTATCATTGATCAAATCAAAGCCAAAAACAGCATCAAACGTGGCAAAGACATGGTGATGACCACATTATCCAACCAAGCCAAAACCTGGGTCGATAACCATTTAGAAATCCTCGCCGTGGATGAGGCTTTACATAAATTAATGGATTTAGAGCCCACTTTGGCCTCGGTTGTTGAGTGTAAGTATTTCGCTGGCTACACCGAAACTGAAATCGCAGAAGCTTTGAACATCAGCGAACGCACCGTCAGACGACATTGGCAGCGGGCCAAAAAGTGGTTGGCCTTGGAATTAGGTAATTAA